From a single Planctellipticum variicoloris genomic region:
- a CDS encoding DUF1549 and DUF1553 domain-containing protein, giving the protein MTTVGAITKDTAKTERRSWLSLTIALAVSGLLSASIARAAEPEAPAKAEAPAVASSADDIVAFINEQIRQSWKDNEITPSPVADDYEWLRRVYLDIVGHIPSGDEVEAFVADKDKLKRSKVIDRLLDDPAYTRNWTTIWTNLSIGQQTPRRVSRDGMQKFYREAFGRNRPWKDVVHDILTAEGHFEENGAVNFILAQMQDQDDGVQLTAKATRLFLATQVQCTQCHNHPFNEWKQDQFWQYNSFFRQVGKRDHRKPDPKTGRPIDDFSEVVWRDFSGPVYFEKRSGLMQVAFPIYNGHEIDPGPETERRKELANLITAGDKPQLALATVNRIWGHFFSYAFTRPVDDMGPHNPASHPAILDRLAEEFVKSGYDMKQLMRWIANSEPYQLTSKATKKNESDNPAAGETPQFAHMYVKPMTAEQLFDSLIVATNAQKTGRSGWEASEKQRQDWLQQFVRTFGTDENEESNSFDGSIPQALMMMNGQLVQDAVSVKSGSHLGEILAGKGNEVQKIQQLYLTSLGRLPSRAELSGFQKLAKGNRDPVALYQDFFWALLNSNEFIFNH; this is encoded by the coding sequence ATGACAACGGTTGGAGCCATCACAAAGGATACCGCCAAGACCGAGCGGCGCTCCTGGCTGAGTCTGACAATCGCTCTGGCAGTCTCCGGGCTCCTCAGCGCGAGCATTGCCCGCGCCGCTGAACCCGAGGCCCCCGCCAAAGCCGAGGCCCCCGCAGTCGCCAGCTCGGCCGACGACATCGTCGCCTTCATCAACGAGCAGATCCGGCAGTCCTGGAAGGACAACGAGATCACCCCCTCGCCGGTTGCCGACGATTACGAATGGCTGCGCCGGGTCTACCTCGACATCGTCGGACACATTCCGTCGGGCGACGAAGTCGAAGCGTTCGTCGCCGACAAGGACAAGCTCAAGCGGTCCAAAGTCATCGACCGCCTCCTCGACGATCCCGCTTACACCCGCAACTGGACCACCATCTGGACCAATCTGTCGATCGGCCAGCAGACCCCCCGCCGCGTCTCCCGCGACGGCATGCAGAAGTTCTACCGCGAAGCCTTCGGCCGCAACCGCCCCTGGAAGGACGTCGTTCACGACATCCTCACCGCCGAAGGGCACTTCGAAGAAAACGGCGCCGTCAACTTCATCCTCGCCCAGATGCAGGATCAGGACGACGGCGTCCAGCTCACCGCCAAGGCCACCCGGCTCTTCCTCGCCACTCAGGTCCAGTGCACCCAGTGCCACAACCATCCCTTCAACGAATGGAAGCAGGACCAGTTCTGGCAGTACAACAGCTTCTTCCGCCAGGTCGGCAAACGCGATCACCGCAAACCCGATCCCAAAACCGGTCGCCCCATCGACGATTTCTCGGAAGTCGTCTGGAGAGACTTCTCCGGTCCGGTTTACTTCGAAAAGCGCAGCGGTCTCATGCAGGTCGCCTTCCCGATCTACAACGGCCACGAAATCGACCCCGGTCCGGAAACCGAACGCCGCAAAGAACTCGCCAATCTCATCACCGCCGGCGATAAGCCGCAGCTCGCCCTGGCCACCGTCAATCGCATTTGGGGCCACTTCTTCAGCTACGCCTTCACCCGCCCCGTCGATGACATGGGACCTCACAATCCCGCGTCTCACCCCGCCATCCTCGATCGCCTCGCCGAAGAGTTCGTCAAGAGCGGCTACGACATGAAGCAGCTCATGCGCTGGATCGCCAACAGCGAACCCTATCAACTCACCAGCAAGGCCACCAAGAAAAACGAATCCGACAATCCCGCCGCCGGCGAAACGCCGCAGTTCGCGCACATGTACGTCAAGCCGATGACCGCCGAACAGCTCTTCGATTCCCTGATCGTCGCCACCAATGCCCAGAAAACGGGCCGGTCCGGCTGGGAAGCCTCGGAAAAACAGCGCCAGGACTGGCTCCAGCAGTTCGTCCGCACCTTCGGCACGGACGAAAACGAGGAGTCCAACTCCTTCGACGGCTCGATCCCTCAGGCCTTGATGATGATGAACGGCCAGCTCGTTCAGGACGCTGTCAGCGTCAAATCGGGCAGCCACCTCGGCGAGATCCTTGCCGGCAAGGGCAACGAAGTTCAGAAGATCCAGCAGCTCTATCTGACGTCGCTCGGTCGTCTCCCCAGCCGGGCCGAACTGAGCGGGTTTCAAAAGCTCGCCAAGGGAAATCGCGATCCGGTCGCCCTCTATCAGGACTTCTTCTGGGCTCTGCTGAATTCCAACGAATTCATCTTCAACCACTAG
- a CDS encoding DUF1501 domain-containing protein, translating to MSLITPDGMSRRHFMRHLSASAATIPALNFISHVQANAAQLKKNQKSCILMWMSGGPPTIDIWDLKPGSKNGGEFSPIATKGDLQISEHMPRTAQVMDNLSVVRAMSTREADHGRGRYYMHTTYVPNPTVVHPAFGSVVSYELGTKRSELEIPAFVSIGGGGSSPGFLGMSHAPFLVDASGRISNSDMGNLSPDRLQRRLAMLEEVEDNFIKSQRGESGQAHKDVYGKAVNLMTSKQMDAFKVDQEPAELLAKYTGAPAQGGMMGGGGQFGRSLVMARRLVETGVPFVEVDFGGWDLHADVFNTLKNQRLPQLDAGIAGLTQDLKDRGMLDDTVLVWMGEFGRTPRINGDTGRDHWAKSWSVMIGGGGLKGGVAVGETNKDGDDIVSGQTYQPGDIWATAAQALGIPLDTVHTSKRGRPMKLANGGTPIKELIG from the coding sequence ATGAGCCTGATCACTCCGGACGGAATGTCTCGCCGTCACTTCATGCGGCACCTGTCCGCCAGTGCGGCCACCATCCCCGCCCTCAACTTCATCTCGCACGTGCAGGCCAATGCCGCACAGCTCAAGAAGAACCAGAAGTCCTGCATCCTCATGTGGATGAGCGGCGGCCCCCCCACTATCGACATCTGGGACCTCAAGCCCGGCAGCAAGAATGGCGGCGAGTTCAGCCCGATCGCCACGAAGGGCGACCTCCAGATCTCCGAGCACATGCCCAGGACCGCTCAGGTCATGGACAACCTCTCCGTCGTCCGCGCCATGAGCACCCGCGAAGCTGACCACGGCCGCGGCCGCTACTACATGCACACGACCTACGTCCCGAACCCGACCGTCGTTCACCCGGCCTTCGGCTCCGTCGTCAGCTACGAGCTCGGCACGAAACGCTCCGAACTCGAAATTCCCGCCTTCGTCTCCATCGGCGGCGGCGGCAGCAGCCCCGGTTTCCTCGGCATGTCCCACGCCCCGTTCCTGGTCGACGCCAGCGGTCGGATCAGCAACTCGGACATGGGCAACCTCTCCCCCGACCGCCTCCAGCGCCGCCTCGCCATGCTCGAAGAGGTCGAAGATAACTTCATCAAGTCGCAGCGCGGCGAATCGGGCCAGGCCCACAAGGATGTCTACGGCAAAGCCGTCAACCTGATGACCTCCAAGCAGATGGACGCCTTCAAGGTCGATCAGGAACCCGCCGAACTGCTCGCGAAGTACACCGGCGCTCCCGCCCAGGGCGGCATGATGGGCGGCGGCGGCCAGTTCGGCCGCAGCCTCGTCATGGCCCGGCGGCTGGTCGAGACCGGCGTCCCCTTCGTCGAAGTCGATTTCGGCGGCTGGGATCTCCACGCCGACGTCTTCAATACCCTCAAGAACCAGCGCCTGCCGCAGCTCGACGCCGGCATCGCCGGTCTCACGCAGGACCTCAAAGACCGCGGGATGCTCGACGACACCGTCCTCGTCTGGATGGGCGAGTTCGGTCGTACGCCGCGCATCAACGGCGATACCGGCCGCGACCACTGGGCCAAGAGCTGGTCGGTCATGATCGGCGGCGGCGGTCTCAAGGGCGGCGTCGCCGTCGGCGAAACCAACAAGGACGGCGACGACATCGTCAGTGGTCAGACCTACCAGCCGGGCGACATCTGGGCGACCGCCGCCCAGGCCCTCGGCATTCCGCTCGATACCGTTCACACCTCGAAGCGCGGACGTCCGATGAAGCTCGCCAACGGCGGCACCCCCATCAAGGAACTGATCGGCTAA
- a CDS encoding sigma-70 family RNA polymerase sigma factor produces the protein MSLGQQDSAVGEATTAPPPPSDDAVAAQDHGGLGADFVQLFTRSQRRLYLFILAQVQSPVQAEEILQDTNVIILAKHSQFQLGTNFLAWSCQIANYEILKFRAKRRREKLVFNDELLELVASEALARADELELRRAALSDCLNRLRPRDRELIQTRYAPGHSGKEVAAEMGRPANSVYQSLGRIRRTLWECIQRRLAAETIR, from the coding sequence GTGTCACTGGGCCAGCAGGATTCCGCAGTGGGTGAAGCCACGACCGCACCGCCGCCCCCCTCTGACGACGCCGTCGCGGCCCAGGATCACGGCGGCCTCGGCGCCGACTTCGTGCAGCTCTTTACGCGCTCCCAGCGCCGCCTCTATCTCTTTATCCTCGCACAGGTCCAGTCCCCGGTGCAGGCCGAGGAGATTCTGCAGGACACCAACGTCATCATCCTCGCCAAGCACTCGCAGTTTCAGCTCGGCACAAATTTCCTGGCCTGGTCCTGCCAGATCGCCAACTATGAAATCCTGAAATTCCGCGCCAAACGCCGCCGCGAAAAACTGGTCTTCAACGACGAACTCCTCGAACTCGTCGCCTCCGAAGCTCTCGCCCGCGCCGATGAACTCGAACTGCGCCGCGCCGCCCTCTCCGATTGTCTCAACCGGCTCAGACCGCGCGATCGCGAGCTGATCCAGACTCGCTACGCCCCCGGACACAGCGGCAAAGAAGTCGCCGCCGAAATGGGCCGCCCCGCCAACTCCGTCTACCAGTCACTCGGGCGGATTCGACGAACCCTCTGGGAATGCATTCAACGCCGTCTGGCCGCGGAGACCATCCGATGA